The region CTATgtctatatatttaaatatatatatgaatatatatatttatttatatacattttcttgtcacttccaattttgcaacttaaatcaactcctatttcagtattctacaacttccaagGTTGcgtatttaaaaattataactgcattatattattttcttagtttgttcttaaaatgtggaatggagcacggcctgctgggaaagggaagaaaacggctcgtccaatgaatgaacagtttgcaaaatcgggtcaagtccaattcacaaatgtagataTAACAGGTTTGGATCAGgtgtgaataatgatgagtCAGGGGTTGTTTTCCTGCATTTATTTGCTCCTGcataagacataaaaacacatgtacCTGTCTTCTGCATTGTCTGCTCCCTCATCAATGCAACACAGCACTGTgtgatttaattgattttcttttacaatgcATATAAGTGTACTCTTACACTTTACTGAATACAAGCTAttaaaacagagaggaaaacacttGGTTTTTAACTAATAAATCTCAAACCATAATAACCAATATGCGAACAGTGACACCaagtggacaaaacaaaacactgtataTGTGGGTAAACACAGcgaaaataattacatttaacaaaGGAAACATACCTGCagaagacataaaaacacatgtacCAGTCTTCTGGACTCTTTCTGCATTTTCTGCTCCTGAACAAGTAAAAtaacaatgagaaaatgtaTGCTAAAAGGCTCTGCAGCGCTGTCGGGTTTACATTGCGCAGCAGCCTGGTAGTACAAAAGGCGcgaaaacaaaaacatccataaaaGTATATTAATggttaaaacaacataaaacagctACCTGATGTTAGCGgtatttacattatataatatgcgccaaaaatgtcaacataaagAGATCGTTTTTCAaagaaaactgttaaaaatcaCAGCAGCAATACCTAACACAACTTACCCTCATCAATGCAACACAGCACTGTTAGGAGCTGACTTGATGACCTACGGAAACCCAGGAGGTACAGAAAGAGGTGACAGCCAAAAAGGTAGTTTCCTCAGGAAAcgcaaataaaaataacaataaaataaaacaactaattgagataaaattcacaaatattcaacaaaatgaataaatgataaataaaattcccaaatacaatttgaaagcaaaaattaataaagtgcattttctACCTCTGTTAcatagacaacatatttctggtgaTTTTCAAGACGaagttcaacatctactgcagcagatattttttctggaagtgagcactatataactgcgtcttaaaaatctccagtaatatgctgtgtatatttgtgaatctgctgacggaagcgcaacacagctggagctgttctgtaaggtaaccagttaaattggaaacaaGTTGGCACATAACGCCGGGGCCGGTGAAAAAattcccggtggatttcaaggccTCACTCCGCCGCTGGCTATAGCTgactacttttgttttgacatggcagcggtttctgcaagtacgtgtcacgtgacggtccgttgatggaaggataattgtctcgtcggctattttcacttcacaatgaaacgaaacttcaacaaaaaaaatacagaggacatgacctcggtgtcctgaatggtagctacggccatgctgTTAAGCCcactatgaatattaatatacgCCAAACCATGTGTATCATAGCTACATGTATGAcgtttgcagcaaaaaaaaagtgtgaaaatcaGTTAAGAATTCAGGGAGTTATGATTGATTAAATGTGCTGACACTTCATTGCACCTGCCAAACAGATTACACTGAGTGGAGCGGGTGACCTGTCCAAGATGGCGGCCCCACGTCTCGTCAGCGCCAATAGGCAGTAGCGGTCGATGCAGCgtctactctttattatgtctatggtGCCTATAGCCCCATTTCCTGCaggacctttacaggaacgtcctctcactctgcCTGTTTTTTCAAtagactttattttcatttccataATATACAAAAACTCTCGATAGGAAACGTGCATTCTTtttacaatacaaaaatatctCCATTATAAATCAAATCTACAAGGCTATAGACATAAAAAGATAtactaataaaatataacaaaaaggaaaagaaaatacaaggcACTTCATTCATATCataaaaaaacttcaaaaaaccAAATATTTCGTTGCAATTtcactcaatttacaaactggCTTGTATACATTTAAGaacttcaaaaaagaaaaatatttatttagttagtttttaAACCAAACTATTGAGGGGGGGTTATTTTCCATTTGCATGAATGGATGTGATATTTACCCAAAACTATGATAATATTGACCACTTCTGAAAATTCTTTGGtaagattatttttatataaaagaaTCTGATGTTTATCAAAtggtgatattttatattttattacctATCCATTAAAAAACATCCTGCCAACAATGTGATGTCACTgtacaagaataaaaaagatgttCAGTAGTTTCACAATCCAACATGGCTCAACCTCAAATCCAAaccttttctttaatgtttctgctgctggatAATAGCCATTaataattagggcccgagcactgaccagtgcgaGGCCCTATGGTAATTGTAAGGAttatttttctgactttttttcttacaaagtgatcgcctttttgacagcctaaacgtgccccaaaactcaccaaaacttgcaatcatgtccgttccagcgaaaaatttgatatttaaagGATCACGGAAATGGGTgacgcaaaatggctcaatagcgccccctagaacatttaaaaattcaagcCCCTCAACtaagattgacgtagacaaacaaaactgGGACGACATGCACATCATGTGAAGTCGCGccaaaaagtctcttggacccataccctaacaccaacaggaagtcggccattttgaatcaaattaTTGATTTTGCTGCCGATCGTGGCATCATATTTGAGCGAACtagtcctagggattttatcacaccaacttcaaattcacacagaatcatcttgagacattgtAGATGAAAGTAATCAAAAACTTTGTGATTATTGTCAAGACTaatattagggcccgagcactgaccagtgcgaGGCCCTATGGTAATTGTAAGgattattcttcttctttttctgacAAAGTGatcgcctttttgacagcctaaacgtgcacCAAAAGTCACCAAATTTTGCATGCAAGCCAGACCCAGCGAAAAATTTTATAAATGGTTAATGGTTTGCATTAATGGGCGTGGCAAAATGGCTCTATAGCGCCCCCTtgacaaatgaataaaattgagcccctcgccacagattgacgtagacaaacgaaactCGGTACACATGTACATCATTtcaagacgcacaaaaaagtttCAGGGTTCCATGCCCTAacaccaacaggaagtcggccattttgaatcgaaatTGGCGATTTTCTCCATTTCCACACATCATATTTGAGCAAACtagtcctagggattttatcacACAAATTTCAAATTCGCACAGAATCATCTTGACacattgtaaatgtaaagttatcaaaaactttctgattagggattcagtttgggcgtggcggtgctgacaatttccttcgccattaagcaggaaatccttataactcctacagacatcgtccgatctacaccaaattgatcacgcatgtagagggtcccaccctgaacacatctatgcatcaatactgtgtcacatacacagcgccacctactggacacaggaagtcagcctcatatgacaaacattatccgatttatatgaaatttacaggatgtcttctccacatcatacactacaacatgacatataattggtgagtgctctctagcgccacatagtggacacaggcagtgatatttcaccacatcatgcaacgtcaaataaaagcctgcgtatgaatacgtctacctgcgcgccctctgACTGCGTCACAGCCGGACGTGCATGGGGGGGtgagggcccgttcatcgctgcttgcagctttaatttttaattGCAATTCTTTGGCTTTTGGGGTGATTGGCCATTTCAGATATTTTGTAAATTTGTTTATAATTTTTAGATTACTCTCTCTTATTCTAATGTTTGTTGCCCTTTATTACCATAAAAAAGGTTCTGCATGAAcatctttcttattattttattattgctttttttaatcaataattagCATTTGTTCAATTTTTATATCTGGTAAGATTATCTGTACACTggaatgagagaggaagagcactgcatattaaatgttttattgaaagaGTTGAATTGTAAGATTGAACCATGTTCATCCAACAGGTCAGcaacaaacattattttcttatcATACCATTTTTGATTGTATAAGGTTTTTCTATTTGATGTAATTGCTCTGTTGGTCCACAATGTGGAGCCATGTGGACTAAAATTGTGGGTAAATATAATTTTCCAGTATGTTAACACTTGTTCATGAAATTTTGACAGTTTCAAGGTAATTTTGTGACTTCAAAATCACATTGTAACACAAATTCAAACCCtcctaattttttaaatatttttttggggATGTGAAACCAGATAGATTCAGTTTGTGACAGAAAGGCTTTTATCCAATTTACTCTAAACATCCCAACCATTGATTCTATATCTAGTGTTTTTAAACCTCCTTTATTAGTATCTTTGACCAAATATgactttttaatataatgtgttttatttcaccatataaaattgtatattatggagtttgttttcttaatgttttgaGAAGTAACATACAAAGATTGGCATGGATAAACCAATTTCGATATGCCCTCCGCTTTCGATAATGTTTCggccaaaaatgtatatatctCTTATAagtagggatgctcgatattgacttttctgccgatatccagtattccgatattgtccaattcttaatttccgataccgatatttgcaggctttttacaccaaaactattaggtaacaacacaacatatctcctattgttgaattaacacattatgcctaattttattgcgatgccccactggatgcatacataaatgcaacatggctttccaaatgtaaacactgtctgttcaaaataagagaacaacttcaacttaagttatggaaaaaagtgccaatatggcactaccatatttattatgctgctttgcagtcattgcaaattacaaatttactatccgtaggacacacttggaaatagttccaaaccacagacataagccccgtttctggaggcgggacctttacaggaacgtcctctcactcggtcttctcagctgctgtgtctctctcctGCAGTGGAAAGGGGCTCATAACAGattaggacccagataggacccaccggactctgacggtgacgtacagaggcgactcgccgaaaacaTAACAAAGGAAATGACAATGAGGAGGTAAAAACCTGATTTCTGGTTTGgcgttcgtgtacatggcggtggacgctatgaattttatagccacggttagcgacccacgggtctagcgtgttgttattgttatacgtcatcaagcgcgcgccttaaacgtcccatgctgcgttcaggcaggctcggaaatgctgaagcctacagaacaaacatcggttataaaaacccgataccgatacttcctgatattgcatttttaagtaaatatcggccAATTCACCTCACTTTTTACAGGAATTGACATTATCTCAACATCTCTACAAGGATATAGTGGAAATAGTTCGCATTTGTCCAAATCTCCGGGCCTGGAGACATAGTCcttataaaagaaagaaacacagttccaagctgacaggaaatgatgcCACAGTTGTAATTCCATCCGACAACTGTCATCCAAGGTGATATGGCCGTGGAGGGATGGGATGGTGGCGGATACGGAAAGGAGATGCGACAGGAAGGCCCGGCCTTGGGGAATGATACTGATGGCGTAGTTAAGGTGGCCCAGCAGGGAAAGCAGCTGCTGTTTCGTGCACTGGGGAGCCAGGaggaagttggagatgaggagaCAAATCCTGTGGAGTTTGTCTGTGGGTAGGGATGCTTGGAGTAAAACAGTATCTAAGGTTATGCCGAGGAATTCGAGGGAAGTGCCGGGACCCTGCGTTTTCTCTGGAGAGAGAGGGACCCCGAGGTCGCAGAATGCTGCAGTCAGGGTAGTGAGGCCGTGGGCGGGCGGAGAGAACGGAGGTGTGACGGTGAGGAAGTCGTCAAGTAGATGAACGACGTACGGGAGTTTACAATTATTAATCAGGATCCAGCACAGAGCCTCGGACAAGGAGTCGAAAATTTTTGGGCTGCTTTTACACCCGAAAGTCAGGCGGACTGCGAAATAATAAGCACCCTTCCAGGAAACGCCAAATAGATGCCAGTAGTTGGGGTGGGTGGGGAGGACTTTGAATGCGCTAGTAATGTCTGCTTTGGACAGCCACGCACCTTGACCTGCGAGCCGGATCAGCGAAATTGCGTGGTCGATTGTGGCGTACCACATGGAAAAGTCCGGGCTGGGGATGAGGCTATTAATGCTCGGGACGGTGGAGCCGTGAGGGGAAGAGAAGTCGATGACGAGTCTCTTTTTACCGGAATCTTTTCTCGTAGCTATACCTATTGGATTGATCCTAACTAAAGGGAAAGGTGGGCTGGAGAAGGGGCCGATCATGAACATGTTATGTACTTCGTCGGTCAGAAGCGCGTCGACCGAGTCCGG is a window of Scomber scombrus chromosome 10, fScoSco1.1, whole genome shotgun sequence DNA encoding:
- the LOC133987208 gene encoding uncharacterized protein LOC133987208 is translated as MPVSSYHCHNLQSATSEPDSVDALLTDEVHNMFMIGPFSSPPFPLVRINPIGIATRKDSGKKRLVIDFSSPHGSTVPSINSLIPSPDFSMWYATIDHAISLIRLAGQGAWLSKADITSAFKVLPTHPNYWHLFGVSWKGAYYFAVRLTFGCKSSPKIFDSLSEALCWILINNCKLPYVVHLLDDFLTVTPPFSPPAHGLTTLTAAFCDLGVPLSPEKTQGPGTSLEFLGITLDTVLLQASLPTDKLHRICLLISNFLLAPQCTKQQLLSLLGHLNYAISIIPQGRAFLSHLLSVSATIPSLHGHITLDDSCRMELQLWHHFLSAWNCVSFFYKDYVSRPGDLDKCELFPLYPCRDVEIMSIPVKSEVNWPIFT